CTCAATCGGTCTTCTTCCATTTTTCCTCGATGGCTTTTCTCCCCTCTTCGTCTGTGAAGTAGTTGTAATGTAAGAATCTATAACCTTGGCCTAGCTGCGCACATTCGTTTACCAAATGACACCCAAACAACAAGTAGTTTACTGGTGTGACGGCCATTGCATATCTCATGAAAACTGCAGAGTACAAAACCAACGCACCCGTCATCGGTCCTGAAATCACGGTTGggtctttcttcaaatcatAGATCGCCGCAATGGGTATACCAAAGTTCGATACGGGACCCCAGAAATGAGTGGTAAACACATATTTCAGAGTTTCTTTGTTGATGTATTTTTGAATGAACGATCTCGCAGCTGCCCGTTGAACTGGTTGCGACATTGTTGCTATATTTCAAAGCTTGCACCGAACAGTTCGCTTTTAAATTCGACACCGGTAATTCTTGAGCTTATATACAATCCTCCGAGCAAAATCTCCCTCCAGACTGATCATTTCTTCCATGACACTTCTTTTCTGTCATAGTTCGTTGTTCGTGGGGGAAGGGAAGCGTCCAGGCTAAGTTTGGTGCTGGGAAGGTTTTCGGTCACTAAAATGAAGTACTGGACATAGGACGAGGCTAAAACACAGCTGCCTTCGCTACCGCTAGGCGGTCCAATATTGGCGGACCGTCGAAAAGGTAGCCAGTGGCTAA
Above is a genomic segment from Torulaspora globosa chromosome 1, complete sequence containing:
- the MPC1 gene encoding pyruvate transporter MPC1 (ancestral locus Anc_6.199) gives rise to the protein MSQPVQRAAARSFIQKYINKETLKYVFTTHFWGPVSNFGIPIAAIYDLKKDPTVISGPMTGALVLYSAVFMRYAMAVTPVNYLLFGCHLVNECAQLGQGYRFLHYNYFTDEEGRKAIEEKWKKTD